The genomic window CGCAAGGCCAATGAGGATCAAGACCACCGGCACGGGATCGGAGCTCTCGCGCGCCGGCAAATTACCGCGCAGCGCGTCGATGAAATTGCCGATCGCAAGCAGCCCAAGGCCGGAGGCGACCACAACCGGCATCGCCTCGGGCCCCATCCCGTACATCGCGGCGGATTGCAGGCCGCGCGCATCCCAGACCAGGACAGCGGCGAGCACCGCAAGCAATGCAGCGATGACGAGGCCGGCGCGGTCGACGCGCCGCGGCGGCTGGACGGGATCGCCTGAGGTCATGACTTGACGAGGCCGACCGATTTCAGCACGTCGGTGACGCGCACCGTTTCCTTTTTCAGGAAGTCGGCAAAGGCATCACCGCCGAGATAGGCATCCTCCCAGCCCTTCTGCTTGAGGATCTCCTTCCAGGCGTCCGACTTCACCATCTTCTCGACCGCATCGCTCAAGGTCTTGCGCTGCTCCGGCGTGATGCCGGGAGGTGCGACCACCGAGCGCCAGTTTGCGATCACGAGGTCGATGCCCTGCTCCTTGAAGGTCGGGATGTCGCTGCCGGCGATGCGCTTCTCCGAGGTCACGCCGATCGCGCGCAGCTTGCCGGATTTGATCTGCCCTTCATATTCGCTCAGCCCCGAAATGCCCGCGGTGACCTTGCCGCCGAGAATGGCGGCGAGCGACTCGCCACCGCCGGAGAACGGGATGTAGTTGATCTTCTTCGCGTCGGCGCCGACGGCGCCAGCGAACAGCGCCGCCATGACATGGTCGACGCCGCCGGCCGAGCCGCCGGCAAAGGTCACCTTGGCGATATCGGCCTTCACCGCAGCGGCCAGATCCTGCCCGGTCTTGATCGGCGAATTCGCGGGCACCACGATCACCTGGATCTCCTCGGTGAGGCGCGCGATCGGCGTCACCTGGTCCAGTGTGACCGGCGACTTGTTCATGGCGAGCGCGCCTACCATGACGAAGCCGTTGACCATCATTTGGTTGCCGTCGCCCTTGGCCCCGTTGACGAACTGCGCGATGCCGACGCTGCCGCCCGCGCCGGGAACGTTGGTGACCTGCACGCTGCGGGCGACGCCCGAGGCCACCAGCGCCTGCTGCATCGAGCGCGCGGTCTGGTCCCAGCCCCCGCCCGGTGCCGCCGGCGCCATCAGCTTGAGCTCGAGCTGTTGCGCAAAAGCCGGATTGGCTGCCGCCAGGGTCAGCGCGACGGCTGCGCCGACAAGGCGCGCGGGGAATTGAAACATGGGGGCATCTCCAGGCTCGTGCGGACGTTTGCCGCATTGTGTCGTTTGGTCGCATATCAGCCAAAACGGCCGATGCTGTCCAGTGACATCCCCCGGTAGTCCCGTTATCGGGGCGTCGGCACCACCCCGCCGAGCGCAGCCGTCAGTTCGGCGGCGACATCCCGCACGATTTGCCCGATTTCCGGCAACCTCTGGTCGGTCAACCGGCTGGTCATGCCGGAGACCGAAATCGCTGCGAGCGGCTCGGTGCAGTCATTGTAGACGACCGCGGCAACACAGCGCAGGCCCATGGACGCCTCTTCGTCGTCGAGCGCGTAGCCCTGTTTGCGGATCTTTTCGAGCTCTTTGAACAGGTCGCTCGGCCGCACGATCGATTTTTCGGTCAGGCGGGGCATGCCGTGGTGGCGGATGACGGCGCCGACGTCCTCGTCGGAATAGGTCGCGAGTACCGCCTTGCCGACGCCGGAGGTCACCATGGGGACGCGGCCGCCGACCTGGGTCAGCGAGCGCATGATCTCGCGGCTCTCCATGCGGGTCAGCACGATGATGAATTCGTCGTCGACGACGGCGAGATTGGCGGTCTCGCGGGTGAGATCGCGCAGCCTGCGCAAGTAAGGGATCGCTTGCGTGGAGAAATTACGCCGCCGCGCGAAGCTCGCGCCGACCGTGAAACTGCGCACGCCGACATGCCATTTAGACTCGGCGCGGTCGAACTGCACGAAACGTCGGCTTTCCAGCGTCGCCAGCAGGCGGTGCACGGTGGAGGCCGACAGACCGGTACGGATCGCGAGATCGCTGAGGCGATAGCCTTCGTCGTCCTCGGCCAGCGTTTCAAGGATCGACAGCGCGCGGTTGACGGACTGCACGCCACCGTCGCGGCCCTCATGATCGACCTCTGCGGTCGATTTGGGCTCGAGTGATTTGCGCCGGATCACGTTCTTGCTCATCGCGACCTGCATTTGCCAATCAGACAAGACGCGAGCCGCCTCTTCTCCCTCGCCCCGTTCTTACGGGGAGAGGGTCGGGGTGAGGGGCTATCTCCGCAAATTCGGTGAGAGATGGACTCGCGGAAGCTCCCCCTCACCCAATTCGAGCCTTGCTCGAATTCGGCCTCTCCCCGCAGGCGGGGAGAGGCGAAGACAGCGTTAGAGCAGCCCTGCCCCGCGCGCCCACTTGTACTTGGCGCCCAGCACCTCGACCGGCAGCTCGGTCGAATAGGCGTAGGCCGGGATGCCGTGCTGGTAGAGATATTCGGCGGCTTCCTCGACTTCGACGTCGCCGGCGAGCGAGGCGACCATGGGCTTCACAAAACCCTTGGCCTCCATCTCCTTCTTTACCTCGACCATGTTGCGGGCGAACACCATCGGCGGGGTGACGATGGTGTGCCAATAGCCGAGGATCAGCGCGTGGATGCGCTCATCCGACAGGCCGAGCTTGACCGTGTTGACATAGGTGATCGGCGGCTCGCCGCCGGTGATATCCACAGGATTTCCGGCCGCGCCGAACGGCGGGATGAACTTGCGGAAGGCCGCATCGAGGTCCGGCGGCATCGACATCAGCGACAGGCCGTTGTCGACGCAGGAGTCCGACAGCAGCACGCCCGAGCCGCCCGCGCCGGTGATAATGAGCACGTTCTCACCCTTCGGCGTCGGCAGCACCGGCACGCCGCGGGCGAATTCGAGCAGCTGGCGCAGCGAGCGGGCGCGGATCACACCGGACTGCTTGAACACGTCCTCGTAGATCCGGTCGTTACCGGCGAGCGCGCCGGTGTGCGAGGAGGCCGCCTTCGCGCCGGCCGAGGTGCGGCCGGCCTTGAGCACGACGACCGGCTTCTTCTTGGAGACGCGTTTGGCGGCTTCCGCGAAGGCGCGGCCGTCCTTGAGGTCTTCGCAGTGCTGCGCGATCAAATTGGTGTTCGGATCCTGCTCGAAGAAGGCGAGCAGATCATCCTCGTCGATATCCGACTTGTTGCCGAGGCCGACGATCGCCGAGACGCCCATCTTGGCCGAGCGCGAGAAGCCGATGATCGCCATGCCGATGCCGCCCGACTGCGACGACAGCGCCGCGTGCCCCTTGACGTCATAGGCGGTGCAGAAGGTCGCGCAGAGATTGGCCGGCGTATAATAGAAGCCGTAGATGTTCGGCCCCATCAGGCGGATGTCGTACTTCTTGCCGACTTCGACGATCTCGGCCTGGAGCTCGGGCGCGCCGGCCTCCGCAAAGCCCGACGGGATCAGCACCGCGCCCGGGATTTTCTTCTCGCCGCATTCGGTCAGTGCAGCGGCGACGAATTTCGCGGGGATCGCGAACACCGCGACGTCGATCACGCCCGGCACGTCCTTGACGCTCTTGTAGGCCTTGTAGCCGAGGATCTCGGCGGCCTTGGGATGGATCGGAATGATCTCGCCCTTGTAGCCGCCATTGATGAGGTTCTTCATCACGGAGTTGCCGATCTTGCCGTCCTCGGCGGAGGCGCCGATCACGGCGACCGCCTTCGGCTGCATGATGCGGTTCATCGCCGCGACGATCTCTTCGGTCGGGCGCGGCTTCGGCTTGGGCACATAAGCGAAGTCGACGACGATGCGGACGTCAGCGGCGGTTGCGCCCTTCGGGGTCGCGAACACCGGGTTGAGGTCGAGCTCGACGATTTCAGGGAAGTCGGTGACGAGCTGCGAGACCTTGACGATGACGTCGGCGAGCGCCGTGCGGTTCACCGGCTCGCTGCCGCGGACACCCTTCAGGATCTCATGCGCCTGGATGCCGTCGAGCATCGACAGCGCGTCTTCCTTGGTCGCGGGCGCGAGGCGGAAGGTGATGTCCTTCAAGACTTCGACCAGCACGCCGCCGAGGCCGAAGGCGACCAGCTTGCCGAACGAGCCGTCAGTGATCGAGCCAACGATGACTTCGGTCCCGCCGGCCAGCATCTGCTGCACCTGGACGCCTTCGATCTTGGCGTCCGACTTGTATTTCTTGGCGTTGCCGAGAATGGTCTCGTAGGCCTTTTCGGCCTCCTCGGCCGTCTTGAGGCCGACGATGACGCCGCCGGCTTCCGTCTTGTGGAGAATGTCCGGCGAGACGATCTTCATCACGACTGGGAAGCCCATCGCGGCAGCCATCTTGCCGGCTTCGCCCGCCGACTTGGCCACGCCCTCCTTCGGCACCGGAATGCCGTAGGCATCGCAGACCAGCTTGCCTTCC from Bradyrhizobium zhanjiangense includes these protein-coding regions:
- a CDS encoding tripartite tricarboxylate transporter TctB family protein, which translates into the protein MTSGDPVQPPRRVDRAGLVIAALLAVLAAVLVWDARGLQSAAMYGMGPEAMPVVVASGLGLLAIGNFIDALRGNLPARESSDPVPVVLILIGLALLIAIIGFGGGFILATSALFVTTSAAFGRRAILVDSIIALVMSTLIYLAFDRLLTLSLPAGPLERLL
- a CDS encoding IclR family transcriptional regulator; this translates as MSKNVIRRKSLEPKSTAEVDHEGRDGGVQSVNRALSILETLAEDDEGYRLSDLAIRTGLSASTVHRLLATLESRRFVQFDRAESKWHVGVRSFTVGASFARRRNFSTQAIPYLRRLRDLTRETANLAVVDDEFIIVLTRMESREIMRSLTQVGGRVPMVTSGVGKAVLATYSDEDVGAVIRHHGMPRLTEKSIVRPSDLFKELEKIRKQGYALDDEEASMGLRCVAAVVYNDCTEPLAAISVSGMTSRLTDQRLPEIGQIVRDVAAELTAALGGVVPTPR
- a CDS encoding acetate--CoA ligase family protein — its product is MSNSKDAVRKVLDQVKADNRTSLTAPEGKLVCDAYGIPVPKEGVAKSAGEAGKMAAAMGFPVVMKIVSPDILHKTEAGGVIVGLKTAEEAEKAYETILGNAKKYKSDAKIEGVQVQQMLAGGTEVIVGSITDGSFGKLVAFGLGGVLVEVLKDITFRLAPATKEDALSMLDGIQAHEILKGVRGSEPVNRTALADVIVKVSQLVTDFPEIVELDLNPVFATPKGATAADVRIVVDFAYVPKPKPRPTEEIVAAMNRIMQPKAVAVIGASAEDGKIGNSVMKNLINGGYKGEIIPIHPKAAEILGYKAYKSVKDVPGVIDVAVFAIPAKFVAAALTECGEKKIPGAVLIPSGFAEAGAPELQAEIVEVGKKYDIRLMGPNIYGFYYTPANLCATFCTAYDVKGHAALSSQSGGIGMAIIGFSRSAKMGVSAIVGLGNKSDIDEDDLLAFFEQDPNTNLIAQHCEDLKDGRAFAEAAKRVSKKKPVVVLKAGRTSAGAKAASSHTGALAGNDRIYEDVFKQSGVIRARSLRQLLEFARGVPVLPTPKGENVLIITGAGGSGVLLSDSCVDNGLSLMSMPPDLDAAFRKFIPPFGAAGNPVDITGGEPPITYVNTVKLGLSDERIHALILGYWHTIVTPPMVFARNMVEVKKEMEAKGFVKPMVASLAGDVEVEEAAEYLYQHGIPAYAYSTELPVEVLGAKYKWARGAGLL
- a CDS encoding Bug family tripartite tricarboxylate transporter substrate binding protein — protein: MFQFPARLVGAAVALTLAAANPAFAQQLELKLMAPAAPGGGWDQTARSMQQALVASGVARSVQVTNVPGAGGSVGIAQFVNGAKGDGNQMMVNGFVMVGALAMNKSPVTLDQVTPIARLTEEIQVIVVPANSPIKTGQDLAAAVKADIAKVTFAGGSAGGVDHVMAALFAGAVGADAKKINYIPFSGGGESLAAILGGKVTAGISGLSEYEGQIKSGKLRAIGVTSEKRIAGSDIPTFKEQGIDLVIANWRSVVAPPGITPEQRKTLSDAVEKMVKSDAWKEILKQKGWEDAYLGGDAFADFLKKETVRVTDVLKSVGLVKS